The Terriglobia bacterium genome contains the following window.
GTTCGCCACGGCTGCGTCCCGAAGGCACAGAGCGATCGAATCTTGTCGATGCGGGGTCGGAGCTGCTCCGGGGTCTTTGGACGTCGCCGCTTCGAGACTCCATGCCGTTCCCAGTACTCGCCCGTCACCCACTGGTCACGAAGGAGAGCGTCTTGGCTATGCGTAGGATCCGGGAACGACCACGCGATGCCGAGATCGGAACGGACCGCAACGATAAACACGCGCTCGCGCCGTTGGGGCACGCCGTAGTCCGCTGCGTTGAGGATGTTCCAACGAACGGCGTACTCAGGCTGGCGGTCCCGTCCCTTGATCTCGTGACGGCGAAGTCTTCCCAGGTGGTCCTGCCAACCTTCTGCTTTCCGCGAGACGAATTCCGGGTACGCTAACTGCAATCTGATGTACTCGAAGTAGTCGGAGAACGAGGGACGAGCGAGACCTTTGACGTTCTCGAACAGAAGGGCTTTCGGATGGAGCGCGCGTACCGCGCGGAGCGCCTCCGGCCAGAGATTCCGAGTGTCGCGGTGTCCCCTGTGCTTTCCGCCCAAGGAGAACGGTTGACACGGCGGCCCTCCCGCTAGGAGGTCGAGCCCTGGAGCAACTTCCATGTAGTCGAAGTCAGCCACGTCCATTTCGTGGACGGGCCATTTAGTCGTCGGATGAACTCCGCGCCGTTGGTTCTCGCGGATCGTTTCGCATGCATCCGCATCCCACTCGACCAACGCCTCGTGCCCGAACCCGGCGGCTGACACGCCAAGGGCGAGCCCCCCGGCCCCGACGAACAACTCAACCGCTCTCATCGGTCGTCCCTCAAGAAGGATTTTAGCCGACGCGACAGTTTTTTTTCGTCGAACAACTCACATTCCCAAACCACCAGCACGAGCCAGCCTAAAGCTCGGAGCGCGCGCATGTTACGTCGATCACGTTGCCGGTTCCCTTCGAGCTTCGGTCGCCAGAAGTCAAGACGCGACTTCGGCAGCCTGCAGTTTGGGCAGCCCGCGTGCCGGTGCCAGAAGCATCCGTGCACGAAGATCGCTTTCTTCTGCCGCCGGAAGACCAGGTCGGGCCGACCCGGTAGCTCCGCAACGCTCAGTCGATATCTGAAACCGAGTCCACGAA
Protein-coding sequences here:
- a CDS encoding DNA cytosine methyltransferase; protein product: MRAVELFVGAGGLALGVSAAGFGHEALVEWDADACETIRENQRRGVHPTTKWPVHEMDVADFDYMEVAPGLDLLAGGPPCQPFSLGGKHRGHRDTRNLWPEALRAVRALHPKALLFENVKGLARPSFSDYFEYIRLQLAYPEFVSRKAEGWQDHLGRLRRHEIKGRDRQPEYAVRWNILNAADYGVPQRRERVFIVAVRSDLGIAWSFPDPTHSQDALLRDQWVTGEYWERHGVSKRRRPKTPEQLRPRIDKIRSLCAFGTQPWRTVRDALLELPDPGRKTNSEAVLNHRFNPGARAYPGHTGSPLDEPAKALKAGVHGVPGGENMLAHEDGTVRYFTVRECARIQTFPDRYSFHGCWSEAMRQLGNAVPVELARCVATEVRARLERSHGKATSADRRAV
- a CDS encoding very short patch repair endonuclease, which gives rise to MDTLTPSQRSERMARVRSRDTKPELAVRRVVRGLGFRYRLSVAELPGRPDLVFRRQKKAIFVHGCFWHRHAGCPNCRLPKSRLDFWRPKLEGNRQRDRRNMRALRALGWLVLVVWECELFDEKKLSRRLKSFLRDDR